The Deltaproteobacteria bacterium PRO3 genomic interval CCTCGATGATGTCCACGCCCAGCTTGGCGAGCTGCCGGGCCATGCGGAGCTTTTCGTCCAAGTCCATGCTGCAGCCGGGCGATTGCTCGCCGTCGCGGAGCGTCGTGTCGAATACCTTGACCATTTCCATAAAAAAACCTCGATCGTTCGTCAAAAGACGGTTGTTGTCAGTATGCCGTCAAGACTCCCGGGGAGTCCAGTTTTCGCTGCCATCTGCTATTCGGCGCGAAATCCGTATCCGGCTCCCCGAACGGGTCCTGTCCGGGCTGCACCCCCACCGTGCTCGCAAGCCGCGCGCGGCGGGGGCGCCCGCACGCCCACCCGTTCGGGGAGCCGAAGCGGATTTCGAACTATTATTAATAGGCAAAAGAACCGCTCACGGTTTTGGCCTACTCTTTTTGGTTGGTGATGAGCCGCAGTTCCTGCGGCCCGGGGGGTGCTTCGTTGGCCTCGCCGGCCAGCAGCGGGCCCTCGCCGCGCGCCTTCTTGGACAGCTGAAAGACCTCTTCGACGAGGCCGGAGGCTACGTAGGCCAAGGCGGCGAAGAAGATCATCTCGTTGGGCGCGCTGGCGATCACGAAAAGGACGACCGCAAGCAGGACCAGCATGAAGAAGGACTCTTTGCGCTTGAAGTTGAGCTTTTTGAAATTGCGGTACGGCACCGTGCTGACCATCAAGAGGGCCAGGCCGATGGTGAGGCAGAGCAGCAAAACGCTGGAGACGTCGACGTCGCCCTTCCAGCGGTGGTGGAAGATCACGTAGGAGGCGACGACATAGGCCGCCGTCGGGATGGGCAGGCCCTGAAAGTGCTTCTTCTCGACGTCCGAGACCTGAACGTTGAAGCGCGCCAAGCGCATCGCGCCGCAGGCGAAGAACAGGAAGGCCGCGGCCCAGCCGATCTGATTGAAGTGGCTGAGCGTCCAGGTGTAGGCGAGGATCGCAGGCGCCAGGCCAAAGCTGGCCAAGTCGCAGAGCGAGTCGTACTCGATGCCGAAATCGCTGTGGGTGCGCGTGAGGCGCGCGATGCGCCCGTCGAGGCCGTCGAAGACCCCGGCCAACAAGATCATCCAGGCCGCGGTCAGGTGGTCGCCCTGGATGGACTTCACGATGGAGACGAAGCCGCAGAAGAGCGAGGCGGTCGTAATCATGTTGGGGAGGATGTAGATCCCCTTGCGGATGCCGACTCGTTTGACGCGGATTTGGTTCATTTCGTCTATCTCATTTCGGCCAGGGAGCTTTCCCCGGCGAACACCTTCTGCCCCGGCTTTACCAAGACCTTCCACTCCGGAGGCAGACATACCTCCATGCGGGAGCCGAAGCGGATCATGCCGTAGCGCTCGCCGCGGGAAACCGGCGTATTTTCCCGCAAATAGCAGACAATGCGCCTGGCGACAAGCCCCGCAATCTGGACGAAGGCCACTTTTCGGCCCTGGGGGGTCCTGAGGACGATGGCGTTTCGCTCATTTTCCAGGCTGGCCTTGTCCAGGCTGGCCACGAAGAATTTGCCCGGAAAGTAATGAATTTCCTCGACTTCTCCGTCGCAAGGGATGCGGTTGACGTGGACGTTGAAGGGACTCATGAAGATGCTGACCTTCTGGTGAGGCTCCTTCATATAGGCCCCGCTCGGGAGGCTCTCGATTTTCAAGACGGTGCCGTCCGCGGGGCTGACCAAGAGGTCGGTATCCGCCGGCGGGGTCCGAGCCGGGTCGCGAAAGAAATTGAGGCAAAACAGGAAGGCCAGGCCGAAGGCGATCGCGAGGGGCCAGAACAGCCAAGCGCCGATCAGGGTCAGGGCCAAAGAGATCAGCAAAAAGGGATAGCCCTCGCGGGCGATGGGCAAGGGTCCGCTCTTCATGATGGGCGACAAGGCGGCGTGGCTTACGGAGGATTCGGTGGACATATCAGCTGACCGCCTCGCCCGGGAAAGGCATAAGGACGTTCTTGCCCTTCTGCATGGCAATGTTGCCGGTACGCACGACCTCGAGGATCTCGAAAGGCTGAAGTTTTTTCAAGATGCCTTCCATCTCTTGGTGCTCGCCGACGAACTCGAGGATTTGGATCCTCGGGTCGGAGGCGTCGACGACCTTGCCGTGCGCCTCGTCCGCGAGCTTGGCCAAGTCGGCCTTGTTCTTGTCGCTGACCCGCAGTTTGACCAGCATCAGCTCGCGGCGCACGCAGGCCTCGCTGGAGACATCGATGACCTTGAGCACGTCGATCAGGCGGTTGAGCTGCTTGAGGATCTGCTCGATGATCAGGGCGTTGCCGTGGGTGATGATCGTCATGCGGCTGACCCGCGGGTCGGGGGTCGGCGCGACCGAGAGGGCGTCGATGTTGAAGCCGCGCCCCGCGAACATGCCGGAGACGCGCGCCAGCACGCCGAACTCGTTCTCGACCAGGACGGAAATGGTATGGGTGTTCTCGTGGTGGTTCATTTTTAAGCCAATACGATGTCGCTGACCGCGCCGCCCGCGGGCACCATCGGATACACGTTGTCCTCGAGCGTGGTGACGAAGTCGATCACCACGGGGCGGTCCCGCACCTTCAGCGCCTGCTCGATCACCGGCACGACCTCGTCCTTGACCGAGGCGCGCAGGCCCACGGCGCCGTAGGCCTCGGCCAGCTTGACGAAATCGGGCTGCACGTTGAGGTCGACCTCGGAGTAGCGGTTTTCGTAGAAGAGCTCCTGCCACTGCCGCACCATGCCGAGGAAGTGGTTGTTGAGGATCGCGATGATCACGGGCGTCTTCCACTCGACGGCGGTGGCCAGCTCTTGGATGTTCATCTGGACGCTGCCGTCGCCGGAGATGCAGATCACGGTCTTGTCGGGATAGGCCAGCTGCGCCCCGATCGCGGCGGGAAAGCCGAAGCCCATCGTGCCCAAGCCGCCGGAGGTGCACCAGCGATGCGGCTCTTTAAAATGGTAGAACTGCGCGGCCCACATCTGGTGCTGGCCGACGTCGGTGGTCACAATCGCCTCGCCCTTCGTCATTTGGTAGAGCATGTCGATGACGTATTGGGCCCGGATCTCTTTGGGCCCCTGCTGGTAACCCATCGGCGCCTTCTCGCGCCACTGCCGGATCTGCTCCCACCAGGGGCGGATCTGCTGGTGGTACTTCTGGATAAAGGCCGGGTCGGCCTCGGCCATCTTGAGCATCTCGCCCAGCACGTACTTGACGTCGCCGACGATGGGCACGTCGACCGCCACACTCTTGCCGACGTTGGCGGGGTCGATGTCGATGTGGATCTTCTTGCTGTGCTTGGAGAACTCGCTCAGCTTGCCGGTCACCCGGTCGTCGAAGCGGGCGCCCACCGAGAAGAGCACGTCGCACTCGTTGATCGACATGTTGGAATAATAGGTACCGTGCATCCCCAGCATCCCGAGGCTCAAGTCGTCGGTGCCGGGAAAGGCGCCTAAGCCCATCAGGGTCATGGCCACCGGGATTTTCGTGAGATAAGCGAATTTTTTCAGCTCGTCGGAGGCCCGGGAAAGCACCGCGCCGCCGCCGACGTAGAGGAGCGGCCGCTTGGCCTCTTTCAAGAGCTCCCAGCCCTTCTTGATTTGGCCGGAGTGCCCTTGGATGACGGTGCGCGGCGAGCGCACCTTGACCTGGTCGTAGGGAATATATTCGGCCTGATGAAGCTGCAGATCCTTCGGCAGATCGACCAGCACCGGGCCGGGCCGGCCGGTGCGGGCGATGTGGAAGGCCTCTTTCATGATGCGCTGGAGGTCGCGGACGTCCTTCACCAGGTAGTTGTGCTTGGTGCAGGGCCGGGTGATGCCGACGATGTCGGCCTCTTGGAAGGCGTCGTTGCCGATCATCGAAAGCGGGACTTGGCCGGAGATGACCACCATCGGGATGGAATCCATGAGCGCCGTCGCGAGGCCGGTCACGGTGTTGGTCGCGCCCGGACCGGAGGTGACCAAGGCCACCCCGGGCTTGCAAGTGACGCGGGCGTAGCCGTCGGCGGCGTGCACCGCCCCCTGCTCGTGGCGGACCAGGACGTGGCGGATCTCGGGATGCTTGTACAGCTCGTCGTAGACGTGGAGGATGGCCCCTCCGGGATAACCGAAGATGAGGTCGACCCCCTCGTCCTTGAGGGCCTGGATGAAGATTTGGGCGCCGGTGAGTTTCATGCTGTTTTTTGACCTTGTCGAAAAATCCTTTATGCCACGGCGGAGAAAGATGTCAAATCCGCAAACTCATTCAAGAAAAGCTCTCTCAAGCCCGCAGCCGGGAATCCTTAGCGCAGCTTCTCGAGGATGGCCTCGATCTTGGTTTTTCCCTTGAGTTTCTGAAGCTGAAGGCGCTTTTTTTCGAGCTTTTCTTCCGTATTGAGGTAAGGTTTTTTGGTTAATTTTTTTAATTTCTGTTCTAATTTCAGATGATTATCCCACAACTCTTTAAGCTCGGGATTATATTTTAAATGCCGCTGCAAGAGCGCCTCGTCGTGTTCGTCCATCCTTCACTCCTTTTGCTTGAGCCGGCGATTTTCGGCCTCGGAGACCCTGAGATAACGGACCTGCAATTGACTCCCCTCCACCGCCTTCCCTTCCCGGAATTGGCTTAAGGCCAAGCGCCCGACCTCCGCGGCGCTCACCCGCGCCGCCTCCCCGCCTTCCAATATGCGACCCAGGCCCGCGAAGCGCCCCGGATAAGCCGACAGGGCGTCCCCTAAAAACCATTTTTCGCCGGGGATCTCTCCCAAGTGTTGCAGAAAGGACTCGATCGGCCAAGCCCGATCCGCAAGGACCTTGACGGGGGCCTCAGGGACCCCGGCATAGGCACCCGCGTAGACCTCGCCGCAGCGGGCGTCCAGGCAGGCGATGACCGTCCGCCCCGCCGCCAGCTGCGGCCGGACCAAGGCCAACAGCGTGGAGACGCCGACGACCGGCTTTCCCAGGGCGCGGGCCAGACCCTTGACCGTGCTGATCCCGATGCGCAGGCCGGTGAAGGATCCCGGTCCGGCGCTGACCGCAAGCAGGTCGAGCTCGGCTAAGCGCCAGCCCAAGGCGTCGAGGGCGTTTTGGATGGAGGCGATCAGGGTCTCGCTGTGAGAAGGCGGCCGCGCCTCGAAATTTTCGCGCAGGCAGCGCTCTTCCTCGAGCAGGGCCACGCTTTGGCTTGCGCCCGAGGTGTCGAGGGCCAGGATCCGCATCAGAACCAGCCCTTCACCTTGTCGAAGATGTCCTTGAGCCCCCAGACGGCGTCGATGTCGTTGACGGTGACGACCACCATCAGGGTGAGCAGCATGAACATCCCGATCTGCTGAGCAATGAGACGCTTGCGCATCGAGAGCGCCTTGCCCGCGATCCCCTCGTAGACCATGAACAACAAATGGCCGCCGTCCAGGACGGGGATCGGCAAGAGGTTCAAAACCCCGAGTTGGATGCTGAGGAAGGCCAGGAGGTAGAGAAAATTCCCCAGCCCCTGCTGCGCGGCCTTGGCCGAGATCTGGGCGATGCGCACCGGACCGCCGAGTTCTTTATAAGAGGCCTTCAGCGTGACCAGGTCTTTGAGGACCTTGAAGGTCATGCCGAAGAGCATGAGGTTTTCCTTCACGCCCTTTTGGAAGGCCTCGCCCAGGCCATATTGCCGCTTCACGAAGTTGTCGGGGTTGGACGCCTTGGCCACGCCGATCACGTACTTGTTGAGGTTGGGGTTGAAGACCGGGCTGATCTTCAATTCGACCTTCTCGCCCGCGCGCTCGACGGTGAAGCGGCTCTCCTTGCCCTTGGATTGGTTGACCAGGTCGGCCATGGCGTTCCAATCGGCCACCGGCGTCCCGTTGATCGCGACGACCTTGTCGCCCGCCTTCATCCCCGCGGCGTGGGCGGGCGAGTCCGGCGTGAAGGCGCCGACCAGCGGGTCGACGTCGACGAAGAAGACCGGCTCGAGGCCCAAGTAGCCTCCCATGCCGCCCTCCAGGGCCTGCAGGGTCGCGGCCTTCTCCAAGGTCTGGTCGCCGCGCTTCAGCTGCAGCCTCACCTCGGTGCCCGCGGGCTTGCTGATCTCGCGCATCACCTGGTCCCAGCTGGCGGCCGGCTTGCCGTTGACGGCGAGGATCAGGTCGCCCTTCTCGACCCCGGCCTTGGCGGCGGAGGAATCGACCTGGACGCCCAGGACCTGCGGGGGCTGGGAGAGGTATTTCGGCTCTTGCCGGCCGATCATGAAGACGATCGGCATGAGGATGAAGGGCAAGAGGAGATTCATGCCCGGCCCGGCCAGGACGACCTTCATGCGGGTCCACAGCGACTTGCTGCTGAAGGCGCGGGGGTCGTCGAGCGGAACGATCTCGCCTTCTTCGAAGTCCTCCTGCCCGCTCATCTTGACGTAGCCGCCGAGCGGCAGGAGCGAGAGGCAGTACTCGGTCTCGCCGACCTTGAAGCCGATGTGGGGCCCGAAGCCTAGCGAGAAGCGCTCGACACGGATACCGCTGAACTTGGCGACCAGGAAATGGCCGAGCTCGTGGATGAAGATCAGGAGGCCGAGGCCGACTATGAAATACAGAATCGTCATAAATTTATAATCCTATCTAATTCTTCTCTTCTCAGGCCGCCGCCAGCTCCGAAGCCCGCTGTCGGGCCCACTGGTCGACGGCGACGATCTCCTCGAGGGACTTGGGCGTTACGCGCGCGTGGCCCTGCAGGGTCTCTTCCACCACCTTGGGGATCTGCAAAAAGGAGATCTTGCGGTCCAAAAATTGCTGTACCGCCACCTCGTTGGCGGCGTTGAGCACCGCCGGCATCGTGCCGCCCTCCGCCATCGCCCGCTTGGCCAATTTGAGGCAGGGAAACTTCTCCTCGTCGGGCTGGAAGAAGGTCAGGCCCGCCAGCTGCGTCAGGTCGAGCGAGGGCAGGTCGTTGGGCAGCCGGTCGGGGTAGCTGAGCGCGTAGGCGATCGGCACCCGCATGTCGGGCAGGCCCAGCTGGGCCATCACCGAGCTGTCCTGAAACTCGACCATCGAATGGATGATGCTCTGCGGGTGCACGCAGACCGCCAGGGCCTCGGGCGCGACGTCGAAGAGCCAGCGGGCCTCGATCAGCTCGAGGCCCTTGTTCATCAGGGTGGCCGAGTCGATGGTGATCTTGGCGCCCATCGACCAGTTGGGGTGCTTCAAGGCCTGCTCGACGGTGATGCTCGCAAATTCCTCTTTGGGCTTGTTGAGAAAAGGCCCTCCGCTGGCCGTCAGGATGAGCCGGCGGATGCGCTTGGGGTCCTCGCCGTTCAGACACTGGAAGATCGCGGAGTGCTCGCTGTCGACGGGGAAGATCTTGACGCCCCGCTGCCGGGCGGCGGCGTTCATGAATTCGCCGGCCACCACCATGGTCTCTTTGTTGGCGAGCGCGATGTCCTTCTTCGCCTGGATCGCGGCGTAGGTGGGCTCGAGGCCGGCGGCGCCGACGATGGCCGACACGACCGTCTGGGCCTCTGGATGGGTCGCGACGCGCACCGAGCCCTCGCGGCCCCAAAGAATTTCCGGGGCCTCGGCGCCCAACGCCTCGCGAAGCCGCACGGCGTCGGCCTCGGCCGTCACCGAAACCAAAGAAGGACTGAATTCGCGAATCTGCTCGAGCACCCGCTCGACGTTGCGTCCGCAGGCCATGGCCACGACTTGAAGCTGCTGCGGGTTGCGCCGGACCACGTCGAGGGTGGAGGTGCCGATCGAGCCGGTGGAACCCAAAAGGGCGATTTTCTTCATTCAGGATCTCCAGTACGCCGCATAGTAATAGACGATCGGCGAGGTGAAAAGCAATGCGTCGATCCGGTCGAGCAGTCCGCCGTGGCCGGGGATGAGGTTCCCGCTGTCCTTGACGCCGACGCTGCGCTTGAGCAGCGACTCGGAGAGATCCCCCAGCGGCCCGATCAACCCCACGCCGACGCCGACGATCAGGCAGTCTTGGATGCGGATCTGGCTCGAGATGAAGACCCGGCAGGCCAGGGCCCAGAGGACGCTCATGACGATGCCGCCGAGGAGTCCCTCGACGGTCTTCCCCGGCGAGATGTGGGGGGCGAGCTTGTGCCGCCCGAAGAGGCGTCCGGCGATATAAGCGCCCGTGTCGGCCCCGAAGGTCGAGCCCAGGACCAGGAAGAGCCAGAGCGGGCCGTCGGGAAGGTCGCGGATCAGACCCAAAAAGGACAGCAGCAGGCCGCAGTAGACCGCCGTCAGGAAGGTGGAGGCCACCTGCCCCAGCACCACCTCGATCGAATGGCGATGCCAGAGATAGAAGACGAAGCTCGCCATCAGGGCCGCGGGCACCGCGACGACCAGCGTCGCGAAATCGCGGGGTCCGAACATCGCCGCGACCGCAAGGCCCAAGGCCAATAGCGTCGCGAAGGCCGGCGAGCTGGAGGGATGCGCCGGCAGGATCATACGCGCGCACTCGTGGGCGGCCAGCGCGACGATCGCCGCGATGACCGCCTTCAGCGGGACCGCGGGCAGGTAGAGGATCAGCAGGATGACCGCGGCCGCGAGGATGACGCCGGTGATGATTCGTGTCCACATAGAATCGTCGCTTTTCCTATAAAGTCGCCCGCACCTGCTCGGTGGTGAGGCCGAAGCGTCGCTCGCGGCTTTGGTACTCGCGGATCGCCTCCTCGAGCTCCTGCCGGTTGAAGTCCGGCCAGAGGGTGTCGGTAAAATACAGCTCGGTGTAGGCCATCTGCCAGAGTAGGAAATTGCTGATGCGGTGCTCGCCGCTGGTGCGGATCAGGAGGTCGGGGTCGGGCAGCCCCTCGGTGTAAAGCTGACGGTCGAGCTCGTCCTCGCGGATGACGCGGGAGGCGTCGCCCTCGGCCAGGGCGCTGCGAACCATCTGGTTGACCAGCTCGGTCAGCTCGCTGCGCGAGCTGTAGCTGAGCGCCAGCACCAGGGTCATCTTCTCGCAGTGCCGGGTCTCGGCGATGGTCTTGGTCAATTCGCGCAAGACCCCCTCGGGCAGACGGTCGATCTGACCGATCACCCGCAGGCGGATGTCGTTTTTGATCAGCTTGGGGCGCTTCGCCACCAGGAAGTGCTTCAGTAGGTCCATCAGGCCCAGGACCTCGTCGGAGGGGCGATTCCAGTTTTCTTGGCTGAAGGCGTAGAGGGTGAGGTACTCGATGCCGATCTCGCGGCAGGCCTCGACGATGCCCTCGACGGTCTCGCTGCCGCGGCGGTGCCCCTCGAGTCGCGGCAGGTCGCGATTCCGGGCCCAACGCCCGTTTCCGTCCATGATGATGGCGATGTGCCGTGGGAGCTTGGCTTTATCCACTCAGACTTCCATCACTTCTTTTTCTTTGTGCTCGAGGGACTCGTCGACCTTCTTCACGTAGGAGTCGGTGAGCTTCTGCACCTCGGTCCCCAGGTGTTTGGCCTCGTCCTCGGGCATCTTCTTGTCCTTCTCGAGGGCCTTGAGCTCGTCCAAGGCCTCGCGGCGGACGTGGCGGATGGCGACCTTGGCCTCTTCGCCGTACTTGCGCGCGAGCTTGACCATCTCCTTGCGGCGCTCCTCGTTGAGCGCGGGGATGGGGATGCGGATCAGCTTGCCGTCGTTGGCCGGGGTGAGGCCCAGGTCGGACTTGATGATCGCCTTCTCGATCAGCGGAATCGCGGTGGCGTCCCAGGGGCTGATCGTGATCATGCGCGGCTCGGGGACGCTGAGCGTGCCGACCTGGTTGAGAGGTGTCGGCGTTCCGTAATAGTCGACGCGGATGTCATCGAGCATCGAGGTCGAGGCCCGACCGGTGCGGACTTTGGCGAGCTCGCCGCGGAAAGCGGCCAGGCATTTTTCCATGCGATCTTTGGACTTGTTCAACACGGGATGCGACATGCGTATTCTCCTAGACGACGGTCGTTCCGATGTTTTCTCCCAGGACGACCTTGCGGATGTTGCCTTTTTGAAAGAGGTCGAAGACCACGATCGGCATCTTATTGTCCATGCACAGCGAGATCGCGGTCGAATCCATCACCTTAAGGTTTTTATTGAGGACGTCGAGATAAGTGAGCGAGTTGAAGCGCTTGGCGCCGGGGTTGAGCTTGGGGTCGCTGTCGTAGACGCCGTCGACCTTGGTGCCCTTCATGATGACGTCGGCGCCGATCTCGACGGCGCGCAACGCCGCGGCCGTGTCGGTGGTAAAGAAGGGGTTGCCGGTGCCGGCCGCGAAAATGACGACGCGGCCCTTCTCGAGGTGCCGGACGGCGCGGCGGCGGATGTAGGGCTCGACCAGCTGGTGGATCTCGATGGCGGAGAGCACCCGCGTGAAGACCCCGGTCTTCTCGAGGAAATTCTGCAGCGCCATGGCGTTCATGACCGTCGCCAGCATGCCCATGTAGTCGCCGGTCGCGCGGTCGATACCTTCTTTCTCGCCGCCCATCCCGCGGAAGATGTTGCCGCCGCCGATGACGATGGCGATCTCGATGCCGAGCGCGGTCAGGTCTTTCAGCTCCTCGGCGATCGCGCCGACCACTTGGGAGTTGATGCCGTAACCCTCGCTGCCCATCAGGGACTCGCCGCTGAGCTTGAGCAGGATGCGTTTGTATGCGGGTTTCGCCATGGGATTATTTTCCGAGCTGCTTCGCGACCTCGGCCGCGAAGTCTTCTTCTTTCTTGGCCATCCCCTCGCCCACCTGGAAGCGGACGAACTCGACGATGCGCGCGGAAGGATCGCTCTCTTGCAAGTGCTTCAATACGGATTTCTTGCCGCTGGGGTCTTTGATGAAGGCCTGCTCTTGGAAACAGACCTCGGCGGCGAACTTGCCCAACTTGCCCTCGACGATCTTCTCGAGCATCTCCTTGGGCTTGCCGCTGTCGGCGAGCTGGGCCAGGTAGATCTCGCGTTCCTTGGCCTTGACGTCCTCGGGGATCTGCTCGCGGTGGACGAAGCGCGGGGCCGAGGCGGCCACGTGCATCGCCAGGTCCTTGAGCAGCTCGTCGCCCAGCTTGGCGGCCTCGCCCTGCACCTTGACGAGGGCGCCGATCTTGTTGCCCATGTGCAGGTAGGCGCCGAATTTCTCGTTGGGCTGGGCCTGAAGGATCGCGAAGCGACGGATGGAGATGTTCTCGCCGATCTTGGCGACCAGCTCCTTGGTCAGGGTTTCGTAGTTGGAGGCGGCGCCGGCGGGCGTCTGCTGCAGCAGCGCCGCGAGGTCGGCCGGCCTCTGCTTGGCCACATGTTGGGCGACGCCCTTCACGAAGTTTTGGAAGTCGGGGGTCTTGGCGACGAAGTCGGTCTCGGAGTTGACCTCGACGATGGCCGCCACGTTGCCTTCGACGGCGACGTCGACCAGGCCCTCGCTGGCCAGGCGCCCGGCCTTCTTGCCGGCCGAGGCCATGCCCGCCTTGCGCAGGTGTTCGACGGCCTTTTCCATGTCGCCCCCGCTTTCGTTGAGGGCCTTCTTGCAATCCATCATCCCTGCGCCGGTCTTCTCGCGCAGCTCTTGGACCATTTTTGCGGTGATTTCTGCCATAGGGAACTCCTGAATCGGTTGGCGCGGACTTGTGCGAACCGCGCGAAAAACGGGGCGGCCCGTTTGGGCCCGCCCCCGCGAATTACTCTTCGGTCTCGGGTTTGGCTTCGGGAGCGGCCTCGGGCTCGACGCGGGCGCTGTAGCTGCCCTCCTCGATCTCCTCCTCGCCGGCGGCGGCGTCGCCGCGGCCGACATAGGCGGAGGCCTTCTCGCCCTTCGCCTCGCGGACGGAGGGCTTCTCCTCGTCGCCGCGCTCTTGGCCGCCGCGGCGGGCCTGGGCCTCGCGGAGACGCAGTCCCTCGAGAACCTTGTCGGCGACCGCGCTGACGAAGAGCTTGATCGAACGTAGGGCGTCGTCGTTGCCGGGCACCAGGTGGTCGATGGGATCGGGATCGCAATTGGTGTCGCCCAGGGCCACGATGGGAATGCCCAAGACGTTGGCCTCGTGCAACGCGATGTGCTCGAGGTTGGGGTCGATCACGACCATCACGCCGGGAAGCCGGGTCATGTCTTGGATGCCGCCCAGCGAGCGCTGCAGCTTCTCGATCTCGCGATCGATCATCAAAATTTCTTTCTTGGAAAGAACGGCAAAAGTTCCATCCTCTTTCTTTTTCTGCAGATCCTTGAGCCGGTCGATCGAGGACTTGATGGTGCGGAAGTTGGTCAGCGTGCCGCCCAGCCAGCGGTTGGTGACGTAGTACATGCCGCAGCGCTTGGCCTCTTCCTCGATGACGTCCTGCGCCTGCTTCTTGGTGCCGACGAAGAGGATGTCGCTGCCGTTGCCGACGGCCTCGGCGATGAAGTCGAGGGCCTCGCGGAACAGCTTGACGGTCTTGGAGAGGTCGATGATGTGGACGCCGTTGCGGACCCCGTAGATGAAGGGCTTCATTTTGGGATTCCAGCGGCGGGTGAGGTGGCCGAAGTGCATGCCTGCTTCGAGCAGGTCCTGCATCGAGACGTTATTCATATTTTTCCTTTCGGGTTATGCCTCCACGGCCTCCTTCGTCCTTCCCTGATCCCTCGCGGGACACCCGAGGCTTGGACTTTGGGCGGAAGCCGTGTGTGAATTTGGTTGAAACCTTGAAGCCCGAGGCGCCGTCTTAGGGAAGGACCTCGAAATTAAAGGGTTTTTCCCCCTAGCATGCTCGTGCTATGATGACAACAGGAGTTTTATGAGCCGAGCCTTTTCCAAAAACCTCTTTATATTATTGGTCTTTTTCTCAAGTGCGCTGGTCGCGGCGCCGGCCCGCGCTCAGTCCCAAGACTTCGAATTTTACAAGAAATACGGTCACGCCAGCAAACAGTGGAACGACTACGTCCAGCAGGGCTTCGCCGCCTACGACCGGCAGAACTGCGAGGAGGCCATGACGGCCCTGAAACAGGCCATCGCCGCCCAATGCCAGGACGCCCTGGTCTATTACAAGCTCGCCGTCTGCTCGGAGGTGGCCGGCACGCCCTACACCGCCCTGCAGTACTACCAGCTGGCGGAGGAGAAGCTCGGCAAGCTCGAGGTCCTGCACCCCTACCAGAAGGACATCTTCGAGAGTTACGGCCGCGCCCTCTTTCAGGCCAAGCGCTTCGACGAGGCCTTTCCCTACCTAGTGCGCGCCGCGGCGGTGGGCACGCCGAGCTTCGGCCTCTATTACATGGTGGGATTTCTCTACGCGAAGAAGGGGGACACGAAGGCGGCGGTGGAATTCTTCGACAAGGCCCTGGCCCAGGACACCAGCAAGGCGCCGCCGCAGATCCTCGCGGTGGTCTATCGGGAGGTGGCCAAGTCTTATGCCAAGGAGAAGAACAACCAAAGGGCGATGGAGCTGCTAAAAATGGCCTTGGCGATCAATCCCAACGACACCGAGGCCAACCAGCTGAGGACTCAGCTCAGCCATATCCAAGCCCAAGAGACGCTCCTCCAGATGATCCATAGCGCCGAAGGCAAGGTCA includes:
- a CDS encoding 1-deoxy-D-xylulose-5-phosphate reductoisomerase codes for the protein MKKIALLGSTGSIGTSTLDVVRRNPQQLQVVAMACGRNVERVLEQIREFSPSLVSVTAEADAVRLREALGAEAPEILWGREGSVRVATHPEAQTVVSAIVGAAGLEPTYAAIQAKKDIALANKETMVVAGEFMNAAARQRGVKIFPVDSEHSAIFQCLNGEDPKRIRRLILTASGGPFLNKPKEEFASITVEQALKHPNWSMGAKITIDSATLMNKGLELIEARWLFDVAPEALAVCVHPQSIIHSMVEFQDSSVMAQLGLPDMRVPIAYALSYPDRLPNDLPSLDLTQLAGLTFFQPDEEKFPCLKLAKRAMAEGGTMPAVLNAANEVAVQQFLDRKISFLQIPKVVEETLQGHARVTPKSLEEIVAVDQWARQRASELAAA
- a CDS encoding UMP kinase; this translates as MAKPAYKRILLKLSGESLMGSEGYGINSQVVGAIAEELKDLTALGIEIAIVIGGGNIFRGMGGEKEGIDRATGDYMGMLATVMNAMALQNFLEKTGVFTRVLSAIEIHQLVEPYIRRRAVRHLEKGRVVIFAAGTGNPFFTTDTAAALRAVEIGADVIMKGTKVDGVYDSDPKLNPGAKRFNSLTYLDVLNKNLKVMDSTAISLCMDNKMPIVVFDLFQKGNIRKVVLGENIGTTVV
- the rpsB gene encoding 30S ribosomal protein S2, whose protein sequence is MNNVSMQDLLEAGMHFGHLTRRWNPKMKPFIYGVRNGVHIIDLSKTVKLFREALDFIAEAVGNGSDILFVGTKKQAQDVIEEEAKRCGMYYVTNRWLGGTLTNFRTIKSSIDRLKDLQKKKEDGTFAVLSKKEILMIDREIEKLQRSLGGIQDMTRLPGVMVVIDPNLEHIALHEANVLGIPIVALGDTNCDPDPIDHLVPGNDDALRSIKLFVSAVADKVLEGLRLREAQARRGGQERGDEEKPSVREAKGEKASAYVGRGDAAAGEEEIEEGSYSARVEPEAAPEAKPETEE
- the uppS gene encoding di-trans,poly-cis-decaprenylcistransferase; this encodes MDGNGRWARNRDLPRLEGHRRGSETVEGIVEACREIGIEYLTLYAFSQENWNRPSDEVLGLMDLLKHFLVAKRPKLIKNDIRLRVIGQIDRLPEGVLRELTKTIAETRHCEKMTLVLALSYSSRSELTELVNQMVRSALAEGDASRVIREDELDRQLYTEGLPDPDLLIRTSGEHRISNFLLWQMAYTELYFTDTLWPDFNRQELEEAIREYQSRERRFGLTTEQVRATL
- a CDS encoding elongation factor Ts translates to MAEITAKMVQELREKTGAGMMDCKKALNESGGDMEKAVEHLRKAGMASAGKKAGRLASEGLVDVAVEGNVAAIVEVNSETDFVAKTPDFQNFVKGVAQHVAKQRPADLAALLQQTPAGAASNYETLTKELVAKIGENISIRRFAILQAQPNEKFGAYLHMGNKIGALVKVQGEAAKLGDELLKDLAMHVAASAPRFVHREQIPEDVKAKEREIYLAQLADSGKPKEMLEKIVEGKLGKFAAEVCFQEQAFIKDPSGKKSVLKHLQESDPSARIVEFVRFQVGEGMAKKEEDFAAEVAKQLGK
- a CDS encoding phosphatidate cytidylyltransferase, with the protein product MWTRIITGVILAAAVILLILYLPAVPLKAVIAAIVALAAHECARMILPAHPSSSPAFATLLALGLAVAAMFGPRDFATLVVAVPAALMASFVFYLWHRHSIEVVLGQVASTFLTAVYCGLLLSFLGLIRDLPDGPLWLFLVLGSTFGADTGAYIAGRLFGRHKLAPHISPGKTVEGLLGGIVMSVLWALACRVFISSQIRIQDCLIVGVGVGLIGPLGDLSESLLKRSVGVKDSGNLIPGHGGLLDRIDALLFTSPIVYYYAAYWRS
- a CDS encoding tetratricopeptide repeat protein; this translates as MSRAFSKNLFILLVFFSSALVAAPARAQSQDFEFYKKYGHASKQWNDYVQQGFAAYDRQNCEEAMTALKQAIAAQCQDALVYYKLAVCSEVAGTPYTALQYYQLAEEKLGKLEVLHPYQKDIFESYGRALFQAKRFDEAFPYLVRAAAVGTPSFGLYYMVGFLYAKKGDTKAAVEFFDKALAQDTSKAPPQILAVVYREVAKSYAKEKNNQRAMELLKMALAINPNDTEANQLRTQLSHIQAQETLLQMIHSAEGKVTGQESAPGTSKPPPPAASKLPPLEGQTLKDPTPPLGTASGSSAPTQPAPSGGNTGSGTTLQPLQPLPPAPSGK
- a CDS encoding ribosome recycling factor; amino-acid sequence: MSHPVLNKSKDRMEKCLAAFRGELAKVRTGRASTSMLDDIRVDYYGTPTPLNQVGTLSVPEPRMITISPWDATAIPLIEKAIIKSDLGLTPANDGKLIRIPIPALNEERRKEMVKLARKYGEEAKVAIRHVRREALDELKALEKDKKMPEDEAKHLGTEVQKLTDSYVKKVDESLEHKEKEVMEV